Proteins co-encoded in one Crateriforma spongiae genomic window:
- a CDS encoding CNNM domain-containing protein encodes MIAIGLFLIGLALSAFFSGSETGLYRVSRTRLVLDGLDGSWSARWIVWLLNHPAIFVATTLVGNNVANYLTSVAVVIAVQQWFTANPAAELIGPMLMTPIVFVFGELLPKYLFFHAPYRLLMATKPILIAATCLFAPVSWMLGLLGGLLQRVTGQLPFQLRLAMARRELDQVLRAGHEAGLLAESQRNLAAKLFEVGNLSAATFGRSPDRIPQVTTPIDVPAAAKLAQRLNESIVLVKEGKEWLGYLRFIDLVCDEGPPRVLPLVRGTVSDSHLKTLVRLNDQASGVAILLDSRGNAKSIVTRRQLLAHLIS; translated from the coding sequence GTGATCGCGATCGGATTGTTCTTGATCGGACTGGCGCTCAGTGCGTTTTTCAGCGGCAGTGAAACGGGGCTGTATCGCGTCTCGCGCACGCGTCTGGTGCTGGACGGTCTGGACGGTTCATGGTCGGCCCGATGGATCGTCTGGCTTTTGAATCATCCGGCCATCTTTGTTGCCACCACACTGGTCGGCAACAACGTGGCGAATTACTTGACCAGCGTTGCCGTGGTGATCGCGGTTCAGCAATGGTTCACCGCCAATCCGGCGGCGGAGCTGATCGGCCCGATGTTGATGACGCCGATCGTTTTCGTGTTCGGTGAACTGTTGCCGAAGTACCTGTTTTTTCATGCCCCCTATCGCCTGTTGATGGCGACCAAGCCGATCTTGATTGCAGCCACCTGCCTGTTCGCACCGGTGTCATGGATGCTGGGATTGCTGGGCGGGTTGCTGCAGCGGGTTACGGGTCAATTGCCGTTCCAACTGCGGCTTGCGATGGCACGTCGCGAACTGGATCAAGTTCTGCGTGCGGGCCACGAAGCAGGATTGCTGGCCGAGAGTCAGCGGAACTTGGCCGCCAAACTGTTCGAAGTCGGAAATCTGTCGGCGGCCACGTTTGGTCGTTCGCCTGATCGGATTCCACAGGTGACAACGCCGATCGACGTACCGGCCGCGGCAAAATTGGCCCAGCGTCTGAACGAGTCGATCGTCCTGGTCAAAGAAGGAAAAGAATGGCTTGGCTATCTCCGGTTCATCGACTTGGTTTGCGATGAAGGTCCGCCAAGAGTTTTGCCGCTGGTGCGTGGCACGGTCAGTGACAGCCACCTCAAGACGTTGGTCCGCCTGAATGACCAAGCCAGCGGAGTCGCGATCTTGTTGGATTCGCGTGGCAACGCCAAGTCGATCGTGACCCGGCGTCAATTGCTGGCACATTTGATCAGCTGA
- a CDS encoding CNNM domain-containing protein yields the protein MGTFWTTLQSTLEVTAERWGWIAAMIALILLSAFFSGSEAALFSLRDRDRRRLRMSGLPGQIADRLLQNPEHLLSAILFWNLLINMTYFAIAAIVGGQLESNASTGSTGAVLFTVGSLLAIIFLSEMLPKSIAVVSPTRFSIVVALPLQWAVRLISPALPLIRSSNAIARRLLWPTFRAEPELDLTDIERAIELGTDDAALRQREREVLRRLVSLSDLRADELMRPRGRLNLMTPTGKREVIQKCVAEDGYLYFADKDDEAIESALQLRTMRPNRWKRQAHHHELAAQATNVIYAPWTAKIAAVFDQLVTEERNVAVIVNEFGESIGVVTMEDLLRHILGSSDAGPGGLAEIDVIGPDRWRLSGSVRLRSLVELLGVDEPAERAATVAGYIQRCNERLPRPGDSAELDRFVLTVLSESDDDLLIDVSAGRIDDDGEDGTP from the coding sequence ATGGGCACGTTTTGGACGACGCTGCAATCCACCCTGGAAGTGACGGCCGAACGTTGGGGCTGGATCGCCGCCATGATCGCGCTGATCTTGCTAAGCGCTTTCTTTAGCGGCAGCGAAGCCGCCCTGTTCTCGCTACGCGACCGCGACCGCCGCCGGCTGCGGATGTCTGGTTTGCCCGGTCAGATCGCAGACCGCTTGCTGCAAAACCCCGAACACTTGTTGTCAGCAATTCTGTTTTGGAATTTGCTGATCAACATGACCTACTTTGCCATCGCGGCCATCGTCGGTGGGCAGCTGGAAAGCAACGCATCGACCGGTTCGACCGGTGCAGTGTTGTTCACGGTGGGCAGTTTGTTGGCGATCATCTTTCTAAGCGAGATGCTACCTAAAAGCATCGCGGTTGTTTCACCGACGCGTTTTTCGATCGTCGTGGCGTTACCGTTGCAGTGGGCGGTGCGTTTGATCAGCCCTGCCCTGCCCTTAATCCGTTCGTCCAACGCGATCGCACGACGGTTGTTGTGGCCGACCTTTCGCGCCGAGCCCGAGTTGGACCTGACGGACATTGAACGCGCGATCGAACTGGGGACCGACGATGCGGCGCTCCGGCAACGCGAACGCGAGGTCTTGCGACGGCTGGTCAGCCTGTCTGATTTGCGGGCCGATGAATTGATGCGTCCTCGCGGGCGACTGAATCTGATGACGCCCACGGGCAAACGCGAAGTGATTCAAAAATGCGTTGCCGAGGACGGGTATCTGTATTTCGCGGACAAAGACGACGAAGCCATCGAATCGGCCCTGCAATTGCGAACGATGCGTCCGAATCGATGGAAACGCCAAGCACATCATCACGAATTGGCCGCCCAAGCGACCAACGTGATCTACGCGCCGTGGACGGCCAAGATTGCCGCAGTGTTCGATCAATTGGTCACCGAAGAACGAAACGTTGCCGTGATCGTCAACGAATTCGGCGAATCCATCGGCGTGGTGACGATGGAAGATTTGTTGCGTCACATCCTGGGTTCATCCGACGCGGGACCAGGCGGGCTGGCTGAAATCGACGTGATCGGCCCTGATCGTTGGCGACTAAGCGGATCCGTTCGCCTTCGTTCGCTGGTCGAATTGCTGGGCGTCGACGAACCCGCCGAACGCGCCGCCACGGTGGCAGGCTACATCCAGCGATGCAACGAACGTTTGCCACGTCCAGGTGATTCCGCCGAATTGGATCGTTTCGTGTTGACCGTGCTGTCGGAATCCGACGACGACCTGTTGATCGACGTATCAGCAGGACGCATCGACGATGACGGGGAGGATGGCACACCGTGA